The Desulfoscipio gibsoniae DSM 7213 genome contains a region encoding:
- the hisA gene encoding 1-(5-phosphoribosyl)-5-[(5-phosphoribosylamino)methylideneamino]imidazole-4-carboxamide isomerase gives MLIIPAIDLRAGKCVRLVEGKLDRETVYSNDPAAVARVWQGSGARMLHLVDLDGAFAGSPRNLETIQEIIKVLNIPVQVGGGIRDLITVERLLQMGVARVILGTVAIQNPALVADACARFGSEHIVVGIDARDGKVAIEGWGLTAEKDALELADEISQMGITRVVFTDISRDGTLKGPNTEAIKKLAMSSKMKVIASGGVSTIEDIVALNELAPLGVEGVIVGKALYAGTVNIDEALALEGKKQSVSC, from the coding sequence ATGTTAATTATCCCGGCTATAGACCTGCGGGCTGGGAAGTGTGTACGCCTGGTGGAGGGTAAACTGGACCGCGAGACCGTCTATTCCAATGATCCGGCCGCTGTAGCCCGAGTATGGCAGGGCAGCGGTGCCCGCATGCTGCACCTGGTAGACCTGGATGGCGCCTTTGCCGGCTCGCCCAGGAACCTGGAAACTATTCAGGAAATTATCAAAGTTTTAAATATACCAGTGCAAGTAGGGGGCGGCATTCGTGATTTGATCACCGTTGAACGGTTACTGCAAATGGGAGTGGCCAGGGTTATTTTGGGTACGGTGGCCATCCAGAACCCGGCGCTGGTGGCGGATGCCTGTGCGCGCTTCGGCAGCGAACATATTGTGGTGGGTATTGACGCCCGCGATGGTAAAGTGGCCATTGAGGGCTGGGGGCTGACTGCGGAAAAGGATGCATTGGAATTGGCTGATGAAATCAGCCAAATGGGGATCACCAGGGTGGTATTCACTGATATTTCCCGCGACGGTACTTTAAAGGGGCCAAACACTGAGGCTATTAAAAAGTTAGCTATGTCCAGTAAAATGAAAGTGATTGCCTCGGGTGGTGTGTCCACCATAGAGGATATTGTTGCGCTTAATGAGCTGGCTCCCCTTGGTGTTGAGGGAGTTATCGTAGGTAAAGCGCTATACGCCGGTACTGTAAACATTGACGAGGCCCTGGCATTAGAAGGGAAAAAACAGTCAGTATCATGTTAA
- the hisH gene encoding imidazole glycerol phosphate synthase subunit HisH → MIAIIDYGMGNLRSVAKGFEKTGVTVEVTSDPQVLKKASGVVLPGVGAFSDAMNNLKAHGLVDAIYGVINAGKPFLGICLGLQLLFQSSEEWGTTAGLGVFPGRVRRLPPGLKIPHMGWNTLSYKKNCPLFRDIPEHAAFYFVHSYYVEPADPELTVVTTEYGMEFTSVAAKANVFGIQFHPEKSSALGLRILENFGRLVEKC, encoded by the coding sequence TTGATTGCCATTATTGATTATGGTATGGGCAATTTGCGCAGCGTTGCCAAAGGTTTTGAAAAGACGGGCGTCACCGTGGAAGTAACCTCAGACCCACAGGTGCTTAAAAAAGCCTCGGGGGTTGTTTTGCCCGGTGTGGGGGCATTTTCCGATGCCATGAATAACCTTAAAGCGCATGGCCTGGTGGATGCTATATATGGTGTTATTAATGCAGGTAAGCCTTTTTTAGGTATTTGCCTGGGGCTGCAGCTGTTGTTTCAGTCCAGTGAGGAATGGGGCACTACCGCCGGACTGGGTGTGTTTCCTGGTCGGGTAAGGCGTTTGCCGCCCGGGCTCAAAATTCCGCACATGGGCTGGAATACATTGTCGTATAAAAAAAACTGTCCGCTTTTTCGGGATATCCCAGAACATGCCGCGTTTTATTTCGTTCATTCCTATTATGTGGAACCTGCCGATCCGGAGTTGACGGTGGTTACCACTGAGTACGGCATGGAATTTACTTCCGTTGCCGCCAAGGCCAATGTGTTTGGTATTCAATTTCATCCGGAAAAAAGCAGCGCCCTGGGCCTGCGCATTTTAGAGAATTTTGGGAGGTTGGTTGAAAAATGTTAA
- the hisB gene encoding imidazoleglycerol-phosphate dehydratase HisB: MEIKNMRSAEINRETNETCVSLYLALDSTGKSEINTGVGFMDHMLDLLAKHGGMQLKLLVRGDLAVDAHHTVEDVGICLGQALKTALGDKHGIERYGHVLLPMDEALVAVALDFSGRGYLAFDVPLPTAKVGDFDTELVEEFLRAFATNGALTLHVHMMAGKNTHHIIEAVFKGLGRVLRSAAEIKDPQRGLPSTKGVL; this comes from the coding sequence GAAACAAACGAAACCTGTGTATCGCTGTACCTGGCCTTGGATAGTACCGGTAAATCTGAAATCAATACAGGCGTGGGTTTCATGGATCACATGCTGGACCTGCTGGCCAAGCATGGCGGCATGCAGCTTAAGCTGCTGGTCCGGGGTGACCTGGCGGTGGATGCCCATCATACCGTAGAGGATGTGGGCATCTGCCTGGGACAGGCGCTTAAAACAGCGCTGGGTGACAAGCACGGCATAGAAAGATATGGACACGTGCTGCTGCCCATGGATGAGGCACTGGTGGCGGTAGCCCTGGATTTTAGCGGTCGCGGCTATTTAGCCTTTGATGTGCCGCTGCCCACCGCAAAAGTGGGGGATTTCGATACCGAGCTGGTGGAGGAGTTTTTGCGGGCCTTTGCTACAAACGGTGCGTTAACCCTGCACGTGCACATGATGGCCGGCAAGAACACACATCATATCATAGAAGCTGTTTTTAAGGGATTGGGCCGTGTTTTGCGCTCAGCTGCTGAAATTAAAGACCCCCAAAGGGGATTGCCTTCCACTAAAGGTGTACTTTAA